The following are encoded together in the Oceanobacillus zhaokaii genome:
- a CDS encoding vWA domain-containing protein → MVKMRLVLGLVFLLFILFACDENASENSTGAEDSHENEQEETEPVTVEAEAEDTEEKEEESQKETKEEVIDEDTVENLPPIPTSFAEAVDYPLTGQLAGVEFINQPEIIEVLDSFPTLTSESTEEEVEHWERYLWTLFKEDFSPVNVPIDQWESMQFSDPTAVDNEGIAVLERKETYNIAILLDSSGSMGNYEGERTRMDLAKEAIQQFVENLPEEATISLDVYGHIGTGSNADKEKSCSNIEEVYPLSTYNSDKFSKALNQFEPAGWTPMAKAIEVVEGKLKDYNGEENTNIIYIVSDGVETCEGDPVKTIQSLAESQIDPVINIIGYQVDNEGLEQLKEMAEASDGRYINAANQADLVSEFEQTVDMAKVWAEWSNDARETIAKLSNTIRDQVLDWNSMQKELADRENGNLNAAIKYLNEEQIIDSSVHQEFKGQIFNSHISIKGDIANIYLDIAGTNANEFLDNYFGIIDRYRDNID, encoded by the coding sequence ATGGTTAAGATGCGATTGGTTTTAGGGCTCGTTTTTCTTTTGTTTATCCTTTTTGCTTGTGATGAGAACGCTTCCGAAAATTCGACAGGTGCTGAGGATTCTCATGAGAACGAGCAAGAAGAAACGGAACCAGTAACAGTTGAGGCAGAGGCAGAAGACACAGAAGAAAAGGAAGAGGAATCACAAAAAGAGACAAAAGAGGAGGTTATCGATGAAGATACTGTTGAGAATTTGCCACCGATACCCACTTCATTTGCAGAAGCAGTAGACTATCCATTAACTGGACAATTGGCTGGAGTAGAGTTTATTAATCAGCCGGAAATTATCGAAGTGCTGGATTCGTTTCCAACATTAACCAGTGAAAGCACCGAGGAAGAAGTTGAACATTGGGAACGGTATCTTTGGACATTATTTAAAGAAGATTTTAGTCCTGTAAATGTACCAATTGATCAGTGGGAATCCATGCAATTCAGTGACCCGACTGCTGTAGATAATGAGGGAATTGCAGTACTTGAGAGAAAAGAAACCTACAATATTGCTATTTTATTAGACTCAAGTGGCAGTATGGGAAACTATGAAGGGGAAAGAACAAGAATGGATCTTGCAAAGGAAGCGATTCAGCAATTTGTAGAAAATCTTCCGGAAGAAGCAACTATTTCCCTTGATGTTTATGGACATATTGGAACTGGAAGTAATGCTGATAAAGAAAAATCCTGTTCTAACATAGAAGAAGTTTATCCGCTTTCTACATACAATAGTGACAAATTTTCTAAAGCGTTAAATCAATTTGAGCCGGCAGGATGGACACCGATGGCTAAAGCTATCGAAGTAGTGGAAGGAAAATTGAAGGATTATAATGGGGAAGAAAATACAAATATTATCTATATCGTAAGTGATGGGGTGGAAACATGTGAAGGTGATCCCGTAAAAACCATCCAATCCCTTGCTGAATCCCAAATTGACCCTGTTATAAATATCATTGGCTACCAAGTGGATAATGAAGGGTTGGAGCAATTAAAGGAAATGGCTGAGGCATCTGATGGACGTTATATCAATGCAGCGAACCAAGCAGATCTTGTATCTGAATTCGAGCAGACAGTTGACATGGCGAAAGTCTGGGCAGAATGGAGTAATGATGCTAGAGAGACAATAGCTAAATTATCCAATACTATTCGTGATCAAGTTCTTGATTGGAATAGTATGCAAAAAGAGCTAGCGGATCGCGAAAATGGTAACTTGAATGCAGCAATAAAGTATTTGAATGAAGAGCAAATCATTGATTCTAGTGTCCATCAGGAATTTAAAGGACAGATATTCAATTCTCATATTTCGATTAAGGGAGATATTGCAAATATCTACTTAGATATTGCAGGCACGAATGCTAATGAATTTTTAGATAATTACTTCGGTATTATTGATCGGTACAGGGACAATATTGATTAA
- a CDS encoding DegV family protein, which produces MSRIIITTESGADLPLEMAEKHAVQVVPMHVIMDGKDYLDGSLPVEDIYEYHERTKKIPSTTATNVHEYEQFFKEIKANYPGCVIIHIGYTSKASSSFQNAMIATEELNDIYLIDALNVTGGLAAIVMFAVDLLEKEPMIEPKYLVEKIEFIVPKSRLAFVPGSLEFLKAGGRVSNLAYLGGALLKIKPRIELIDGKLVSTKKYRGNMGSVSEKLMHDYLNQYDINKKYIYLLYSIGLDESIKVRMTNIAKEYGFENIKWMQAGAMISTHAGPGGFGIAGLEK; this is translated from the coding sequence ATGAGTAGAATTATTATAACAACAGAGAGCGGAGCAGATTTACCACTTGAGATGGCTGAGAAACATGCGGTTCAAGTGGTGCCGATGCATGTAATTATGGATGGAAAAGATTATTTAGACGGTTCATTGCCGGTTGAAGATATATATGAATACCATGAGCGAACGAAAAAGATTCCTTCTACAACCGCAACTAATGTCCATGAATATGAGCAGTTCTTCAAGGAGATTAAAGCGAACTATCCGGGTTGTGTCATTATACATATTGGATATACATCTAAGGCATCTTCTTCTTTTCAAAATGCAATGATTGCAACGGAAGAGTTGAATGATATTTACCTAATTGACGCGTTAAACGTAACAGGAGGATTAGCTGCAATTGTGATGTTTGCAGTAGACTTATTGGAAAAAGAACCTATGATAGAACCTAAATACTTAGTAGAAAAAATTGAATTCATCGTTCCGAAATCCAGGCTAGCTTTTGTTCCAGGTAGTTTAGAATTCTTAAAAGCGGGTGGAAGGGTCAGTAATCTTGCTTACCTAGGAGGTGCACTGTTAAAAATCAAGCCTCGTATTGAATTAATAGATGGAAAACTTGTATCTACCAAAAAATATCGCGGGAACATGGGCTCGGTTTCAGAAAAACTAATGCATGATTATTTAAATCAATACGATATAAATAAAAAATATATTTATTTATTATACTCCATCGGCCTTGATGAAAGCATCAAGGTGAGAATGACCAATATCGCAAAAGAATATGGATTTGAAAATATCAAATGGATGCAAGCCGGTGCGATGATCTCTACCCACGCTGGTCCAGGTGGATTCGGAATTGCTGGATTGGAAAAATAG
- a CDS encoding short-chain fatty acid transporter: protein MGPENKNGKQEEQSGRLERMGISLANWSEKWFPDAYVFAAMAVVIIAIIALLMGRTPVEVGVDFGTHYWDLIPFTMQMAFIIITGYVVATSKPVHKLIEKIADIPKSPKIAIAFVAFFALITSLISWGFSLVFSGILIKEISNRVKGVDYRAMAAAGFLGLGAIWALGLSSSAALLMATKASIPPELYEISGTIPMSDTIFTWQNLVMIVVLTVLSIWIAYVSAPNKDKAKTAEMAGLDYSRKETPEKKKGDRPGEWFEYSPILTILLVALGFIYIGNTIADLGPIAALNLNNYNFILLMIGLLLHWTPRNFLNSVSNSVPAISGVLIQFPLYAGIFGILMNSGLNDVLVKFFLSISTENTFPLISGIYSAVLGLFLPSGGGKWIVEAPYLLEAAKELNVNMAWIVQVYNATEALPNMINPFFMLPLLGVLGIKAKDLAGYSILQLIFHVPVVLFLVWILAKTMPYVPPIFQ, encoded by the coding sequence TTGGGACCAGAGAATAAAAATGGAAAACAAGAAGAACAATCAGGTCGTCTGGAACGTATGGGTATTTCGTTAGCTAATTGGAGTGAGAAGTGGTTTCCAGATGCATATGTTTTTGCTGCGATGGCAGTTGTTATTATTGCAATCATTGCTTTATTAATGGGAAGGACACCTGTCGAAGTTGGTGTTGATTTTGGAACGCACTATTGGGATTTGATTCCTTTTACAATGCAGATGGCCTTTATTATTATTACAGGTTATGTCGTAGCTACTTCAAAACCTGTACATAAGCTAATTGAAAAAATTGCTGACATTCCGAAATCACCGAAGATAGCCATTGCTTTTGTAGCTTTCTTCGCCTTAATTACATCCCTCATTAGTTGGGGATTTAGCTTGGTATTCAGTGGAATCTTAATTAAGGAAATTAGTAATCGGGTAAAAGGCGTCGACTATCGAGCCATGGCTGCAGCAGGATTTCTAGGTCTCGGGGCCATTTGGGCATTAGGACTTTCCTCATCAGCAGCATTATTAATGGCAACGAAAGCTTCCATTCCTCCCGAATTGTATGAAATTAGTGGTACGATTCCTATGTCGGACACGATTTTCACTTGGCAAAACTTAGTCATGATTGTCGTTCTGACCGTCTTGTCAATTTGGATTGCCTATGTTTCCGCACCTAATAAAGACAAGGCAAAGACTGCAGAAATGGCTGGCCTTGATTATAGCCGAAAAGAAACCCCTGAAAAGAAGAAGGGTGACAGGCCAGGAGAATGGTTTGAATATAGCCCCATATTAACTATTTTATTAGTTGCTCTTGGTTTTATTTATATCGGCAATACCATAGCGGATTTAGGACCAATCGCAGCACTAAATCTTAATAATTATAACTTTATCCTTTTAATGATTGGGTTACTTTTGCACTGGACACCGAGGAACTTTTTGAACTCTGTCTCTAACTCGGTACCTGCAATTAGTGGCGTACTTATACAATTCCCCTTATATGCAGGGATTTTTGGAATTTTAATGAATTCAGGACTTAATGATGTATTAGTAAAATTCTTTCTTTCCATTTCGACTGAAAATACTTTTCCACTCATTTCAGGAATCTATTCAGCTGTTCTAGGACTCTTTCTACCTTCAGGTGGGGGGAAATGGATTGTTGAGGCACCCTACTTACTCGAAGCTGCGAAAGAGTTAAATGTTAACATGGCTTGGATCGTGCAAGTATATAATGCGACAGAAGCACTTCCAAACATGATCAACCCATTCTTTATGTTACCGTTACTCGGTGTATTGGGGATCAAGGCAAAAGACCTTGCTGGCTATTCTATTTTACAGTTGATTTTTCATGTTCCGGTTGTACTTTTCTTAGTTTGGATTTTAGCAAAAACAATGCCATATGTTCCTCCTATCTTTCAGTAA
- a CDS encoding LysR family transcriptional regulator, with translation MVASRKQQKKIFVSQPTLSRSIKNLETKLKVDLFERSTRKLILTDAGILVYQ, from the coding sequence ATGGTAGCTTCACGAAAGCAGCAAAAAAAAATATTTGTTTCTCAACCTACTTTGAGTCGATCAATTAAAAATTTAGAGACAAAACTTAAAGTAGATTTATTTGAGCGGTCTACACGGAAATTAATTTTAACTGACGCCGGAATTCTAGTCTATCAATAG
- a CDS encoding helix-turn-helix transcriptional regulator, whose product MKSIKKSERILGIINVLKKYSDEENELTLQEIIDYLHEEFIDEVEFSKVAISNDLKELSDSKYVDIIINNERNGLPKYYSYKNRLIEIQELRLLMDAISSARFITKKDKEKILEKIKRLTSLSLANNLQNQIYLEDYAISGANRVKYTIFTLHNAIHEKKIIQFKYGRYNVQKEFTLSHNGLTRELHPYALVWNNDYYYLIGKYVGKEDMVHLRVDRMVDVNMTDQPFKVDEHFDTSEYMNRLFHMYSGAEKDLKVRMNNSLINVMIDRFGEDVYIEEDGANAFILRTKAIISDGLVKWLLTWGSDAKVIDPPELVQMMKEESEKMYNIYNN is encoded by the coding sequence ATGAAATCAATCAAGAAATCCGAAAGAATCCTTGGAATTATCAATGTACTGAAAAAATACAGTGATGAAGAAAATGAATTAACATTACAAGAGATTATCGATTATCTGCATGAAGAATTCATTGATGAAGTAGAATTTTCAAAAGTAGCGATTTCGAACGATTTAAAAGAGCTGTCCGATTCTAAGTATGTAGATATCATTATAAATAATGAACGAAATGGTTTACCTAAATATTATAGTTATAAAAACCGGCTAATAGAAATACAGGAACTTCGTTTGCTAATGGACGCCATTTCATCTGCTAGATTCATAACAAAGAAGGATAAGGAAAAAATTCTGGAAAAAATTAAAAGACTGACAAGCTTGTCGTTAGCAAATAATTTACAGAATCAAATATATCTTGAGGATTATGCAATAAGCGGAGCAAATAGAGTAAAATATACAATCTTTACATTACATAATGCCATTCATGAGAAAAAAATAATTCAATTCAAGTATGGAAGATATAATGTTCAAAAGGAATTCACATTAAGTCATAATGGTTTGACAAGAGAGCTTCACCCCTATGCACTCGTGTGGAATAATGACTATTATTACTTGATTGGTAAGTACGTTGGAAAAGAGGATATGGTACATTTACGTGTTGACCGCATGGTTGATGTAAATATGACTGATCAACCTTTCAAAGTGGATGAGCATTTTGACACTTCTGAGTATATGAATCGCCTATTTCATATGTATTCTGGTGCTGAAAAAGATTTGAAGGTTAGAATGAATAATAGTCTTATCAATGTGATGATTGATCGATTTGGAGAAGATGTTTACATTGAGGAAGATGGAGCTAATGCGTTTATTTTAAGGACAAAAGCAATTATCAGTGATGGCTTGGTTAAGTGGCTGCTGACATGGGGAAGTGATGCAAAAGTAATTGATCCACCCGAACTCGTGCAAATGATGAAAGAAGAAAGTGAGAAAATGTACAATATATATAACAATTAA